In Cytophagales bacterium, the following are encoded in one genomic region:
- a CDS encoding ABC transporter ATP-binding protein: protein MISINALHKTFGKLQVLEDVSFTINKGGIYAILGPNGSGKSTLLKSILGQVIPTGGKIEIDHRSICKEHKYRQHLIYLPQTTQFPENLRVAELLTMVEDLRPEAVRKDELINYFGLETYLKHKLGDLSGGTRQKVNIVLAFMYDAPICILDEPTVGLDPVALIKLKELIEQERRRNKVILMTTHIMPLVEEMKAEIIFLLEGRVRFRGTLDMIQEETGEQSLERAIASMLMS from the coding sequence ATGATATCTATCAACGCTTTACATAAGACTTTTGGTAAGCTACAGGTGCTTGAGGATGTTTCTTTCACCATCAATAAAGGAGGTATCTACGCCATTCTCGGACCTAATGGCTCTGGTAAATCTACCTTGCTAAAATCTATTTTAGGACAAGTCATTCCAACAGGAGGTAAGATTGAAATTGATCATCGGTCTATCTGTAAGGAACACAAGTACAGACAGCATTTGATCTATTTACCTCAGACTACTCAATTTCCAGAGAACCTAAGGGTAGCAGAACTTTTGACCATGGTTGAAGACCTTAGGCCGGAGGCGGTGCGGAAAGATGAGTTGATCAATTACTTCGGATTGGAGACATATTTAAAGCATAAGCTTGGAGACTTATCAGGGGGTACCCGACAAAAAGTAAACATTGTGCTTGCTTTCATGTATGATGCTCCGATCTGTATTTTGGATGAACCGACTGTAGGCTTAGATCCGGTGGCCCTGATCAAGCTCAAGGAACTTATCGAACAGGAGCGTAGGCGCAACAAAGTGATATTAATGACTACCCACATCATGCCTTTAGTTGAGGAAATGAAAGCGGAGATTATCTTCCTGTTAGAGGGTCGGGTTCGGTTCCGCGGAACCTTAGATATGATTCAAGAAGAAACAGGTGAACAATCGTTGGAACGAGCGATTGCTTCCATGCTTATGTCATGA
- a CDS encoding APC family permease, which produces MTKTKNSLVRRIGILSLTATGICSMLGASINVVPFMIHRSVPGIGPYVIFAFIFAMIPALLAALAYSSLSSAMPRAGGSYIYASRGLNPYLGFIASFSQWFGLSIVIGVIAYIIVPFMRDVFVALEWHEGAALLEVAWIRIGIALFLIWLFVYINILGGKFYERTVVPLMFIMFLLGGIVIVTGFSFDQSTYLSVVEESLTKHGPAPFDLKLFLSAAAILFSSFIGFDAIAQAGGEAKSPTTTLPIAILLAIGVVGLFYFLYTIGVYRTVPWSYVQEQALIKDISAPGLIAPLLPAGLSVAILVGAAIALINDLPAMLLSVSRLVFAWSDDGIFPSGIAAVHKKHKTPHRALFLSGIMASIGVFGSHFAGDFFLGIDIMITSMMVNFLLMCLTLITIHKVNPSLSEKIKLIPSLGLRTLIGLSGVVLLVLFLVVHTVKDLNAEVTAWYFRSTPVWMIVMSIGSIIYSIKTQALRKAGKDLKTLFKNLPSE; this is translated from the coding sequence TTGACTAAAACCAAAAATAGTCTTGTACGCCGGATCGGAATACTCTCCTTAACTGCAACAGGCATTTGTTCCATGTTAGGAGCATCGATCAATGTGGTACCATTCATGATTCACCGTAGTGTGCCAGGAATCGGACCCTACGTGATCTTTGCCTTCATTTTCGCCATGATTCCGGCCTTATTAGCCGCACTAGCCTACAGCAGCTTATCATCAGCGATGCCACGGGCGGGCGGGAGTTACATATATGCGAGTCGTGGATTAAACCCATACTTGGGGTTCATTGCCAGTTTTTCACAATGGTTTGGACTGAGCATCGTCATTGGTGTGATTGCTTATATCATTGTGCCGTTTATGAGGGATGTATTTGTTGCCCTGGAATGGCATGAGGGTGCAGCACTTTTAGAAGTCGCCTGGATTCGCATTGGAATTGCTCTGTTCTTGATCTGGTTGTTCGTTTACATTAACATTCTTGGGGGAAAGTTCTATGAACGAACGGTGGTTCCTTTGATGTTCATCATGTTTTTGTTAGGAGGTATTGTCATTGTTACAGGCTTCAGCTTTGACCAGTCAACTTATTTATCGGTTGTAGAGGAATCGCTAACAAAACACGGACCAGCACCTTTCGATTTAAAGCTATTTCTGTCTGCTGCAGCTATCTTATTTTCAAGCTTCATCGGCTTTGATGCCATCGCTCAAGCAGGAGGTGAGGCCAAAAGCCCAACAACAACATTACCAATCGCTATTTTACTTGCCATAGGTGTGGTAGGGCTATTCTACTTTTTATACACCATTGGCGTTTATCGCACTGTCCCATGGTCGTACGTGCAGGAACAAGCACTCATCAAAGATATAAGTGCACCTGGATTGATAGCTCCTTTATTGCCAGCAGGGCTTTCCGTAGCCATATTGGTGGGTGCTGCCATTGCATTGATCAACGATCTTCCAGCCATGTTACTCTCTGTTTCCCGATTGGTTTTTGCCTGGTCCGATGATGGTATTTTCCCTTCAGGAATTGCAGCTGTTCATAAGAAGCACAAGACGCCTCATCGTGCGCTCTTTCTTAGTGGAATCATGGCTTCCATCGGGGTATTTGGTAGTCATTTTGCAGGTGATTTCTTTCTGGGGATCGATATCATGATTACTTCCATGATGGTCAATTTCTTGTTGATGTGCCTGACACTGATCACCATCCATAAAGTGAACCCATCGTTATCGGAAAAGATCAAGTTGATTCCTTCCCTGGGATTAAGAACCTTGATAGGTTTATCAGGAGTGGTGTTGCTGGTCTTGTTCCTGGTGGTGCACACGGTAAAAGACCTAAATGCTGAAGTGACCGCCTGGTATTTTCGTTCTACTCCCGTTTGGATGATCGTCATGTCGATCGGTTCCATCATTTATTCCATAAAGACACAAGCCTTAAGGAAAGCCGGAAAAGACCTCAAAACCCTGTTTAAAAATTTACCTTCTGAATGA
- the nosD gene encoding nitrous oxide reductase family maturation protein NosD, giving the protein MAGTIHLSHSSRISSLEKAVELAEASDTIQIKAGTYKSVNLELKKPLTIIGEAGVVLDGNNEGYILRILCNDVRLKGLKLINAGKSYTRDYAAIYISHSSNFHIDQIEIVDPFFGILIEKSSNGRVQHVKVFGTSKQEDDAGNGIHAWHCSNLNIHANEIQGMRDGIYLEFVDDSLIDKNKAVGNIRYGLHFMFSNHDRYHNNHFKNNGAGVAVMFSKFIEMRNNEFLENWGTSSYGLLLKEIYDAEVKDNLFYQNTTAVFIDGTTRLKYAGNTFKLNGWAIRVSGGCYENEITANNFISNSFDVSYNSRVNDNTVNGNFWSEYGGYDLDRDGVGDVPHRPVKLFSYIVNRTPETIVMMRSLFVDLINFSERITPVFTPDNLMDETPAMNPFP; this is encoded by the coding sequence ATGGCAGGTACCATCCATTTGAGCCATTCAAGCCGTATTTCATCTTTGGAAAAGGCCGTAGAACTGGCGGAAGCCTCCGATACCATTCAGATCAAGGCAGGAACCTATAAAAGTGTCAATCTGGAACTTAAAAAGCCCTTAACCATTATAGGGGAGGCCGGCGTTGTATTAGATGGTAACAATGAGGGGTACATCCTTCGAATTTTGTGCAATGATGTTCGTCTAAAGGGGTTAAAGCTCATCAATGCGGGGAAAAGTTACACCCGGGATTATGCCGCGATCTACATCAGTCACAGTTCAAACTTCCACATTGACCAGATAGAAATCGTCGATCCCTTTTTTGGTATCCTGATTGAAAAATCAAGTAATGGTAGGGTCCAGCATGTGAAGGTCTTTGGAACATCGAAGCAAGAAGATGATGCAGGCAATGGAATACACGCATGGCACTGTAGCAATCTTAACATTCACGCGAATGAAATTCAGGGCATGCGAGATGGAATTTACCTGGAATTTGTGGATGATAGCCTCATTGATAAAAATAAAGCAGTTGGGAATATTCGGTACGGTTTACACTTTATGTTCTCTAACCATGATCGCTACCACAATAATCACTTTAAAAATAACGGAGCTGGAGTTGCGGTGATGTTCTCTAAATTCATTGAAATGCGAAACAACGAGTTCCTGGAAAATTGGGGGACAAGTTCTTACGGTTTATTGCTTAAGGAGATATATGATGCAGAAGTTAAGGACAATCTGTTTTATCAAAATACGACAGCTGTTTTCATTGACGGGACTACTCGATTGAAATATGCTGGTAATACCTTCAAACTGAATGGTTGGGCAATTCGAGTTTCAGGAGGGTGCTATGAGAATGAGATTACAGCCAATAATTTCATCAGTAATTCCTTCGATGTGTCTTATAACTCGAGGGTAAATGACAATACGGTCAATGGTAATTTTTGGAGTGAGTACGGAGGCTATGATTTAGATCGTGATGGAGTAGGAGATGTACCGCATCGCCCGGTGAAATTGTTTTCTTATATCGTAAATCGTACTCCAGAAACGATCGTTATGATGAGAAGTTTGTTTGTGGATTTGATCAACTTCTCCGAACGTATAACTCCTGTGTTTACCCCAGACAACCTGATGGATGAAACACCCGCTATGAATCCTTTTCCATGA
- a CDS encoding ABC transporter permease translates to MIKLLKYTVLDLLRSRWSFVYLGFYLILSSVLLFLNSDLSNAIITLMNVIIILTPLIGTLFGIMYYYNAQEFTALLLSQPIKRSKIFLGQYLGVTLSLSASLIIGLSIPFVFYGLFGSSIIMDFIMLVTSGTFLTFIFSGFAIWIGLSNHNKIKGFGYAILIWLFFALIFDALLLMLLVYFNDYPIESFALIASMTNPIDLSRILVLLKLEISALMGYTGAIFQRFFGTGLGIFCALLVNFIWTLLPIAGILYKVRKRDF, encoded by the coding sequence ATGATCAAGCTATTAAAATATACGGTTTTAGACTTGTTAAGAAGTCGATGGAGTTTCGTCTATTTGGGGTTCTATCTGATCCTATCCAGTGTTTTATTATTCCTAAACAGCGACCTGTCCAATGCCATCATTACCTTGATGAATGTCATCATCATTTTAACACCTTTGATTGGCACCCTCTTTGGAATCATGTATTACTACAATGCCCAGGAGTTTACTGCCTTGTTGCTTTCTCAACCAATTAAAAGGTCGAAGATTTTCCTGGGACAGTACCTTGGTGTTACGTTATCCCTGTCCGCAAGTCTGATCATCGGTCTAAGCATTCCTTTCGTCTTTTATGGGCTTTTCGGTTCAAGCATTATCATGGATTTTATCATGCTCGTAACTTCCGGGACTTTTCTGACCTTCATTTTTAGTGGATTTGCCATTTGGATCGGTCTGTCCAACCACAACAAGATCAAGGGGTTTGGCTATGCCATCTTGATCTGGCTATTTTTTGCATTAATCTTCGATGCGCTACTACTGATGCTACTGGTTTATTTTAACGATTATCCCATTGAATCTTTTGCTCTTATTGCCTCTATGACTAATCCAATTGACCTTTCAAGGATTTTAGTTTTATTGAAATTAGAGATATCAGCGCTTATGGGGTACACCGGAGCTATTTTTCAAAGGTTTTTCGGAACTGGATTGGGAATTTTCTGTGCGCTATTGGTGAATTTCATTTGGACGTTGCTGCCTATCGCAGGCATTCTTTATAAAGTCAGGAAAAGAGATTTTTAA
- a CDS encoding aldo/keto reductase, with the protein MTPTTHTDLAPDLKISRVLTGLWQIADLERDGNTLNPGATAKYMHAYHEAGFDTFDMADHYGSAEVISGAFRKSLTDPKAVKLFTKWVPEPGKVSKETIRKAVDKALSRLQSEQLDLLQYHAWLYPDPSWLDTLFELQELKKQGLIKHLGVTNFDAAHLRMAVASGIDLVSNQVCYSLLDQRANGEMKAVCESYGVKLLAFGTLAGGFLSDRWLNKPEPNVDDSFTWSQMKYKRFIDQVGSWEDFQLLMAKLDGVARRYGVSVANVASKFIMEQPHVAGVILGARLGKSEHISENQQLMELSLDQEDKQAIQGVLDTLQPVPGDCGDEYRKPPFLTASGDLSHHVNGFPDPYPTVTKSNGSQLALSGTYWEDVAGFSRAIRKGNTIKVSGTTATHGDRMIGGNDLKAQTHFIIDKIEGAILSLGGTLEDVDRTRIFLNDVNDWEPVSLAHGERFRDIQPANTLVEARLVGEGYRVEIEAEATIVT; encoded by the coding sequence ATGACCCCAACCACCCATACCGATTTAGCACCGGACTTGAAAATTTCACGGGTACTGACAGGCCTTTGGCAGATAGCCGACCTGGAAAGAGATGGCAATACGCTCAATCCCGGAGCAACTGCTAAATACATGCATGCCTATCACGAAGCGGGTTTCGATACGTTTGATATGGCAGATCATTATGGCTCTGCTGAAGTCATCTCCGGTGCTTTTCGGAAAAGCCTGACTGATCCTAAAGCTGTAAAGTTGTTTACCAAATGGGTGCCTGAACCAGGCAAGGTAAGTAAGGAAACTATCCGGAAAGCTGTTGATAAGGCGTTATCCAGGCTGCAATCAGAACAATTAGACCTGTTGCAATATCATGCCTGGTTGTATCCCGATCCCAGTTGGCTCGATACCTTGTTCGAATTACAGGAGCTAAAGAAACAAGGACTGATCAAGCACCTGGGCGTGACCAATTTTGATGCAGCTCATTTGCGGATGGCAGTGGCCAGTGGGATTGATCTCGTGAGTAATCAGGTATGTTATTCTTTACTCGATCAAAGAGCCAACGGAGAAATGAAAGCAGTTTGTGAATCATATGGCGTTAAGTTATTGGCTTTCGGGACATTGGCAGGAGGGTTCTTGAGTGATCGCTGGTTGAATAAACCGGAACCCAATGTGGATGACAGTTTTACCTGGTCTCAAATGAAATACAAGCGTTTTATTGATCAGGTGGGAAGCTGGGAAGATTTCCAGTTGCTGATGGCGAAGTTGGATGGTGTGGCCAGGAGATATGGAGTTTCAGTTGCCAATGTGGCTTCTAAGTTTATTATGGAGCAACCACATGTGGCCGGAGTGATCTTAGGAGCTCGTTTAGGAAAGAGTGAGCATATTTCTGAAAATCAGCAACTCATGGAGCTGAGCCTCGATCAAGAAGATAAGCAAGCTATTCAAGGTGTGTTGGATACACTGCAGCCGGTGCCAGGAGATTGTGGAGATGAATACCGGAAGCCTCCATTCCTGACGGCATCTGGAGATTTGAGTCATCATGTGAACGGGTTTCCGGATCCTTATCCTACCGTGACGAAAAGCAATGGTAGTCAATTGGCCTTAAGTGGTACCTATTGGGAAGATGTGGCGGGTTTTTCACGGGCCATTCGAAAAGGGAACACCATCAAAGTTTCTGGAACTACGGCCACTCATGGTGATCGAATGATCGGTGGAAATGACTTGAAAGCACAAACCCATTTCATCATCGATAAGATCGAAGGAGCAATCTTGTCCCTGGGAGGAACGCTGGAAGATGTGGATCGTACCCGTATCTTCCTCAATGATGTGAACGATTGGGAACCGGTTTCTCTTGCACATGGAGAGCGGTTCAGAGACATTCAGCCAGCCAATACGCTGGTAGAAGCCAGGCTCGTAGGTGAGGGCTATCGAGTGGAAATTGAGGCGGAGGCGACGATTGTTACATGA